Genomic window (Musa acuminata AAA Group cultivar baxijiao chromosome BXJ1-9, Cavendish_Baxijiao_AAA, whole genome shotgun sequence):
GCAATCCACATTTCAGTTTACCTTGTACTTCAGTATTGTGTGTTCAAGAACATGTCTTTATGTTGATATGCATATGATGGCAAATTCTTCACCTTTCTTTCAGCTTACTTTAATCCTTCTTTCTGAGGCTGAATGaattattttacttaattaatTAACTGGCATTAAAGTTTTATGAAACAATGTGGGCTGTATGCCTTTAACATGATTGGTCTTCTCAATTCATTTTACATGATGATCTTTTATAAGACTTGCACAAGTTTCATTAACGAAGTACATTGAAGACATTGTTTTTTGTCTTAGATTTTTCACATGTTATTGTCAAATTGCATTCTTTGGGATTATATCGTTGGATATGGATCTGTTATATCAAATCTTCACAAGTTTATGTAGGATGAGGTTGATAAGTTGGCAACATTGTGATTCACTTCTCATTGTTATCTTTTGCAGGTCTTTGTCGACAATATAGATTTTGCTAAAGAACTGGAGTAACTGATTTGGTAGCGCCCAACGATAATGCAAGAACAAAGTTGACCTGCTTCGATCATGTACCTTCGACTCGCCCGACCAATCTGGTAAAGAAGCCACATTGGAAACCAGTTTGTAGATATGCCATCGATGTAGCAGTGTGTACATGTGAGAtcaaattttcttttccctttttcttgttcaggTCGGTCTTGTTTTAACTCCTCCCATCTGCATTTAAGTTTATTTAAGATGCTGTGGCTGTACCCATAATATGATGGCAATCTCTCTTGCTCGTTTGTTGCCCTGAATGCATCTATCTTTATTTGTTTCTTACAAACAGAGGAGACAAACGAAGGGAATTGACTCCAATTGATTGACTCGAACCAATTTAAAGAATTTaatattcattaaaaaatattttcatgtgAAGTTGATTGTGAATGTGTGCAATTTTTTTTTCCGATAAATTGTCTTAACTACAGttgttataaataaatatatttcagGACAATATAATTACTAATAAGTGCCACCTAGAAAGATGAATTAACTTTCAATCTACCAATCTGATTTGTTTAATTCGCAttctatatgaaaaatatattttgccGAAAAGGTATTTTGGCAGAATTAATTTAGCTATCCAATCACAGTGTTGTCCATTGAGTTGTGGGTTAACTCTGAATACGGCCCGGCCCAGCTCACTAAGAGCCCGAACACCCATCCTTATTCTAGACGTGTCTCTGACCGTTGATATTGATCTAACGGTTGAAATCGGAGTGGGAAGGACGATTCCGATCTCGTTGCGTCGAGGATAAAAACCATCGGTAAGGGCTGCTTCCTTATGTGAAAATGAATCCGAACCGTAGGAATCGCTCGTAATCTTCTCAACCAACGGCCACGATTTATCTTTATTTCGACTGCCCTATATGTTCTCTTCTCGCTAAAACCCTTTCCTTCCCCGAAGAAGCGAAGGGAAAGAGGGGAGGAGAGTGAGAGAGATCGAACTAAAACGAAGGAACGATGGCTTCTCCTCTCTTGCTTCGATCTAGGGCTTCGATTCGGGCCGTTTCGATGTCTCTCAGGTCCTCGAAGAGTTCTATGCACGAGCCCCAGCTTTCTCCGCCCTCGTCGTGCCTTCGATCACCGGTTACCTCGTCCAAGAGGCGCGGTTGTTGCGCTCCGAGGTACGGGCTTTTGGTTTCTTCGATCGGTGGTTCCGGTGGTTCATCTTTGGGGGAGATTGGGAAATTTTCGATCTTGATGTGCGTATGGTTGATGCTGACATCAGATTACCTGCTCTGAGTTCCAGCCGCTGTTTGGCGTCGATGTTGCCTCTCCACGCTGCGGTTGCTTCGGCTCGACTGAACTCGCTTCTCCCCGCGGAGCCCCAGAGCTGGGGATGGGTTCCACAAGGTTAGTACTACACTCTTAACAGATCCTGGGAGTTCAGTCTTTGGCATCTAGTGATTTCTATTAAACCATTGTGGCATAGAGAATCAAAATTACTCCCCTTTCTCCATCGAGTGAAGAGGAAATAGATTCGTTATGTAGAAATTCTTCATTATATTTACGCGGTTTTGATTCTGGTCAGCCGAAGTATCTTAGAGAGGACCTCAAATGTGTTCTAAAATGAATCCTCCTTGTCACCTTGCACATATTGAATTCCATTCCGAGGTTTTGTCTTAATTGTTCCATATTTATGATTATTTGACAATCACTAGTTAGTCgaatctatatatttttttgctTCCTGCTATCTCACCTAGAGTTATCAGGATCCCTCTAACCTTAGATACCACAATCCTTGTCCTGATTcacatatttttatatttcagaACGTGATATATGATCCAGATTACAGAAATTGGGAATATTATTTAGATATAAACCAACTAAAAGTGAAGGTGTAACTTAGTTGATAAAGATTTTGACAGTTTATGACAAGGTCCTAGCTCAAATCCTGCCTTTGACACTTATCCTTGGTGGGAAAAAAAAGAGTTTGGGGAAGAATCACACACCTGTATGATACTGCACCCATGTCATTCCATGTCATAGGTTACTATGATTTTTCCCATATTCGTGACTAATATATATTAAATGCTATCAAAACCAAATACCACGTTTAAGACCGTTAAGATACTGTGACCTTAACATTCAGATATTCATAATTGGATAACCAATAAGTTTATCGGTTTGTTTCTGTAGTTTCTCCATGGGGTGTTGACTGTCTTGTGTTGCAAGCTTATTGGAATAACCTTGCAGGCAGAATGCCTAGATGGCTACTATGTCCACTTTGCTAGTGCTACAATGATATAAGCATGCTGCATGACTTTAGACTACCATTAGGCGATCTCACAGTACATACGGCTTACCATGCTAGCATTTGGTAATCCTTCGTGTACTTTATCATGCAGTATACTTTCAAGGTCACCTTTCTCCTAGTGGGTTTTTGTTGTATCTTATATGAATAGCACAGGGAGAGGCAATTTAAGTTTATCCTTAACTTGTTTTGCCTTTgatgttactttttttttttttttggacagaAACTGTTTAGTTTATATAAACTAATATATGTGCTGAATGTGAATTTTTGAAAATCATCATTTGCACATGGTGAGAAAGATTGCTAGACTAGAAGCTTTAATATCTAGCAGAAATtagtatgtttctttttgttatttatttgttATTACATTGTGTTGGTCAAGCAACTATCGCCAGCTGGCTATAAAAAATTTCTTTTGTCAGGCATCTCGATGCCTTTATGACAGATCTGGTGGTTCTGTTTGGGTCACAAGAGGCTTCAGCTGGTGATGAAGTACGACAGGATGTGATTTCTTGTTAAATGCACTCTTGGAGATTTTCTTTGTTTCAGCAAAAACCGGCACGTTCTTGAAATTCACATTCTTGTTGCTCCGTTGTTTTTGATTTCTATAGCTGCATAATGCGGCCACTGGCTTAGATCATTCAGAAGAAAATACCTTCTAGAATTTTAGTGACTGGGACCTCTTAAAATTAATGAAAGAGTTTGATCAGTGTAGCACTGCTTGTTGTGGGATATGGATTGCTCATCTGGAAGAAATCCATGGAGTGGAGAAAGACATTTCCTATTATAACATAATTGCTCATCGGAAATGATGTCAAATTCTGCtgtagttatcttagttttggatGAAATGAGGAGGTCACCTATCAAGTTGGTAAAGTTGGCAATTAAAGTTTTGCTCCCTAGTTGTCAACAAAAATGTATGGTGCCATGAGGTAGTTCTTGGTCTTAGTTAATAGtaagttttactttcataattgatCTCTGACTTGTTAATTATTGTAGTCTTTTTATGTGTTCCATTTTTCTTATATCAAACTTGCCATCAACTTTctaagatatatatacatatttttccCTTGTGAGAAAGACCATGTAAGATGAAACATGGGAAGATTTGTTCTCTTTGTAAGATGCCTTTTTAAgtgataaaatcaaattttctttGTGTTTACCGTTCCACTTCTCTTAGCAGTGTGTGTTTCCTTTAGTTcagcattatttcaatcatcaaatacTTGCGCAGCAGAAAAGTTAGTTCGAGGTAATTAGATTGGTGTCCTGAGATCTTTTCCTGTCCAAATAAAACAGCTTATTTCTTCTGCATCGTAGAAGCAGCATGTTGTCTCCTCTCCATCTGTTTTCATCAAAATAATAGTCTCATCAAATATTTTAGTCGATGTGGATGGAGAGTAACATAACTTCCAACCTTTTACCAACATATGGAGTGTTAAGATTATATTAAAGCTAAGTTCTAATTTGGATAATCTTGTTTGTCTTTAAAAGCCAAAGCTGGTTTGTCACTTGGAATACAAACCTACCTATCTAGTGGTGGAGCAACCAAGTGATGATTTCTTGGCCACAGCatgctaggcgaggatccatttcgTATTTACCGATTGGGGTTCCAATATCTTATATCATCAGCTTTATCAGGATGCATGAAGCCTCTACAATCATCGATAAGCACCAAACTTGTTTCCAATTCCAATGGTTCACAAGAAAGGGGTGTTCGGATATCAACCCTCTTAGCAATAAAGCCATGGCATTTTTGTTGTACATTCATATACTGGTAGATCGAAGCAATATTTGAGGTTACAGTAGTGCATCAGTTTCACTACGTGTGCTATATGTCAACTTGTATCATATTACTCATCTGAAACACTCGAATCAAAGTCACTCTCACTCGATATGCTCTTCAAACAATTTACAGCATCACAGACAAAGAGTGACTTACGGAAGAGGTCTGCGGTCTAAAATGAGGGCTCTGAATCATCAAACATGTAAGCAACACTGTACATCAGATCTCTTTAATCACCTCTATCCTCCAAAATGAAGTGAATGATTGATAAAAAGAGGACAAAATACAAATGGAGATTTGCAGACAAGAGAAAATACATAATAATCAAGCACCAGAATCAGCATGAAAAAACAGTTCTGCTCGTTAAATTTTACAAACCCTGGACCCTGCTGACAGTAGGTTTAGTTTGTCTTGTTTTGGCCATACTAACAAGATCACCAAAAAGCTTGTCCTCAGGCTTCATTGGCTTGTTCAGTTGCTGCAGGTTAGATGAGGATATGGTAGGCATCTGGTAGGAAGAATTGTTACTACCTTCATATGTGCTATTATCTTGCACGGACAGCCCATACATTCCATGTGAGAGCTCAGTTGGATTAGAATAAGGGTATGTTGAACTCATTGGATCATAGTATTGAGCATCTGGTTGCTGCCCAAATCCGTAGCCTGTCAGCCGAACTCCCTGCATGGACTGTTGACCCATATCGGCGACACGGCCTCCAAACATTTGCTGTTGATGCATGGCTGTCATCCGGCTGTTTTGCATCGGAGGATACACGCCTACCACCTGACTGCTTTGTGCAAGCTGAGGTTGTAACCCTTCGAGCAGGGTGCCCAGTACATGCTGTGGGTGCATTTTTCCCAGCTGGCCGGCCAGCGAGGGTTGAGGTTGAGCGCCTTCAAGCTGGCCGGTTTGTATTGGCAAGGAATGCATGTCTCCAAGCTGATCAATTTGAAATGGTTGAGGCTGCAAACCTGGCAAATCATTCTGCGCAGGTTGCACCTCCCATGGTGGTGGGGGAAGTGCACCAGCTTGATCATCTGCATCAGTAGAAATTCAATTACAcccccaaacaaaaaaaaaatcacaattctATTGTAGAATGGATTTTTCATCTCAGTGATCTTTAATGATGAACAAAGTTCTTTTGATATGGTTTTATGGGTGAGTGGGATGCCagaaataaatatatacatatgagaGGAAGGATTTGCTCATAATCAAGTGATGTTATAAAGGATTATGAATGTTTTGCACTGAACACTTTCCTAGTTGAATGCTAATGGTTTCTCACTCAAAAGGAGGAGTTACCTGTGATTTACTATAAATACAATGATTGCTTATTCTATATGGTGTATAATGCCCATTCATGGCATCTCAACATTCCCCCCTTACAAGACACTTTTTGTATATGATATTTTTCACAGAACTCAAACATTTAAATCCCTAGAACATCAAGTCTTATAACCATCTTAGTCAAATTTTCTTTTCAATGGGATGGGTATCAATTAATTGCAGAACAAACAAGCACGTCTCTTCACTTTAAAGGAGGAATGCCAAGAGTATAACCATGAAACTTAGAGATGCCAAGAGTATAACCATGAAAAAAGGTTGATAGAATTTTAAATAGAAAAACAAGTGTAAAGAATGAGATGAAAAGGTGATGGTTTTACCATAACTTAGTGCCTGTTCCTCTGGATTATATGCTGGAGAAAGTTGACCATCCCACACAATGCTCATGTGGGTTAGCTGCACTCCCTGATCACGACTTGCCTGCTCAAATTGAGGTGCTCCTGAGCTTTGGATGCCTCCACTAGTAAAAAGGGCAGGCTGTTGTATTAGGTGCACCTGCAGCTGAATGTTGGTTCCAGCAGGATATGTCTGTTGTGCAGGAATTCCAGAATTCGAATCAAAACGGTTTGCAGGATTTGTGCTGCTACTGTTAGATATGATAGGAGGAAACATTTCTGCAAGCCTTAAGACGTTCTGCTCAGAAGCAACATTGGTAAGTGGTTCACTGGCAGGAACAAGAGCTAGCAGATTCTCTGTTGCAGGTTTATTGTAGTCATCACCACTAATAAGGTCCATACTGGGTTCAATTTTTGCGGAAGAGATTGCTGAATCACAGGATGCAGGAGATCCATGTAGCAGTGATTGCTGAAGAGGAGGCGGCTGGTTACTTGAGCTTGAACTTGCAGTTGACAACCTATGTCATAAAGTTATGATCATGTTACATACTAGAATGGAAAGAAGAAACATCACCAAGTACGATGTAAACTTTGCCACACTCAAAACAAAGCATGTTCTGTTGGTTAATCTTGACTGAAAGAAATTGATTGAATAACAGACTTTAAAGAGATTAACAATCTTCAAGTTGTCCAACTACTATTTCAGAAGCAGATGCTCAAAAGAAATTTTGTTCTTAAAACTTCACAATACATTTATTTATCTCAAAGAAGTGATTCGAATTTACTCATAACCTGGCATGAACATGCCTACGGTGTAGATAGAAagtttgtaaatagcaagttgttTAAGAAACTGGACTACCTTTGATCTGACTCTTTGCTAGCTGAAGAATCATCAACATGGTCAAGTGCAGATTTTTGTTTCTCATCATGAACAGCAGTACCTGCagcaatagcatcatgctttgctAGCACATTCTGCAAATCATCATTCAAGGAAAGTCCTTGGCTAAGCAGCTCCTCATCTCTGTAAAAACAGCATAACCAATGAAAGACCAAAATCTTGGAAGCTGATGAGCACAGTCGAGTGACTACACAAGTATCTCATgattcaatcatgttatatcagATGTCAGAGGAAGA
Coding sequences:
- the LOC135593196 gene encoding TOM1-like protein 9 — encoded protein: MAGALVDRATSDMLMRPDGAMNVQICDILNRDPGQTKDVVKDLKKRIGHKNPKVQLLALTLLETMIKKCGDIIHMYVAEKDVLHEMVKIVKKKHSDSHVKKKILILIDTWQEVFGGQRARYPQYYAAYQELLRAGVVFPQKSERSSPVCARPQARPLRSHPPPVRSPEFQNKACGSSITPAVPVLRLNEIENARGIMDVLAEMLNALDPVNREGLKQEVFVDLVGQCRTYRQRVVHLVNTTSDEELLSQGLSLNDDLQNVLAKHDAIAAGTAVHDEKQKSALDHVDDSSASKESDQRLSTASSSSSNQPPPLQQSLLHGSPASCDSAISSAKIEPSMDLISGDDYNKPATENLLALVPASEPLTNVASEQNVLRLAEMFPPIISNSSSTNPANRFDSNSGIPAQQTYPAGTNIQLQVHLIQQPALFTSGGIQSSGAPQFEQASRDQGVQLTHMSIVWDGQLSPAYNPEEQALSYDDQAGALPPPPWEVQPAQNDLPGLQPQPFQIDQLGDMHSLPIQTGQLEGAQPQPSLAGQLGKMHPQHVLGTLLEGLQPQLAQSSQVVGVYPPMQNSRMTAMHQQQMFGGRVADMGQQSMQGVRLTGYGFGQQPDAQYYDPMSSTYPYSNPTELSHGMYGLSVQDNSTYEGSNNSSYQMPTISSSNLQQLNKPMKPEDKLFGDLVSMAKTRQTKPTVSRVQGL